One segment of Paenibacillus sp. FSL R7-0337 DNA contains the following:
- a CDS encoding sugar-binding protein encodes MDKKWVSGAGVVVLFILLSYLFTGFARHSARMGNIVKELSGQPSQDKPGYHIVLIEQERYHPYWEMVEKGAAEAAAKYGIEIEFTGPVRNNMEEQISLLEKAIAAQADAIIVQGLNDEKFTPVIDKAVNRGIPVITIDTDAPASRRLAYVGTDNVAAGETLGRMVVKTTGGKGKIGVIIGSELAKNQLQRLDGLKNIVKDYGGMEIVDVRSSNISHMEAIQQAADMLRYHPEIDVMVGTSSTDALGVLQASRSLKRGPLTIIGFDNQAETLDAISRGAITATVAQQPYLMGNMAVRLLHEYFNGAHLQPRYYTGVKVLDKTNVQEGESL; translated from the coding sequence ATGGATAAAAAATGGGTCAGTGGCGCTGGGGTTGTTGTGCTTTTTATATTGTTGTCATATTTGTTTACAGGCTTCGCGCGTCATTCTGCCCGGATGGGCAATATCGTTAAGGAATTAAGCGGCCAGCCCAGTCAGGACAAGCCCGGATATCATATTGTGCTGATCGAGCAGGAGCGGTATCACCCGTACTGGGAGATGGTCGAGAAGGGGGCGGCGGAGGCCGCAGCGAAATACGGGATAGAGATCGAATTCACGGGACCGGTGCGCAATAACATGGAGGAGCAGATCAGCCTGCTGGAAAAAGCGATTGCCGCCCAGGCGGATGCGATCATCGTGCAGGGGCTCAACGACGAGAAGTTCACGCCGGTGATTGATAAGGCGGTGAACCGGGGGATTCCGGTGATCACGATTGACACGGATGCTCCTGCCAGCCGGAGACTGGCCTATGTGGGGACCGACAATGTAGCTGCTGGTGAGACGCTGGGGCGCATGGTAGTGAAGACGACTGGCGGAAAGGGCAAAATAGGTGTGATCATCGGCAGCGAGCTGGCCAAGAACCAGCTTCAGCGCCTGGACGGGCTGAAGAATATCGTGAAGGACTATGGCGGCATGGAGATTGTCGATGTCCGCAGCTCCAACATCTCGCATATGGAGGCCATCCAGCAGGCGGCGGATATGCTGCGCTATCATCCGGAGATCGATGTGATGGTCGGCACCAGTTCAACGGACGCGCTCGGTGTTCTGCAGGCATCGAGAAGCCTGAAGCGTGGTCCGCTGACCATTATCGGCTTCGATAACCAGGCGGAGACGCTGGATGCCATCAGCCGGGGAGCAATCACAGCGACTGTGGCACAGCAGCCCTACCTGATGGGGAATATGGCGGTCCGGCTGCTCCATGAGTATTTTAATGGTGCCCATCTGCAGCCCCGGTACTACACAGGAGTGAAGGTACTGGATAAGACCAATGTGCAGGAGGGGGAGAGCCTATGA
- a CDS encoding sensor histidine kinase yields the protein MSIRLKLLICIPLLVLLMSSVSFVLFQSGKNVQESYHLMMNRIMLYKEVSYEVGENMRSLNRFIMQVDTDSFPEVEKHLGAVLELRSRLDGMNTIGGSGLPLMNYSHLIDTFVEQAGQMITEIDGQDANSLAGAYIGAEQTQRFIREEAQELVDLELDQYKPIYAEIMSTTAKLNRMGSLLVITAALLSICMAVWLSSSITGPIRRLVATAKQISKGRMDTKAPESVNNDEISILCRAFNGMIDNIQELMKENIQSAEKDRLVKELELKMLQSQINPHFLFNTLNSIAKLAYLEGAARTSDLTVSVSRMLRYNLQKLDQAVPLREEVEHVNEYINIQRARFRDRIAFEMEIDEEAMDGMVPCLTLQPIFENAFVHGLEQMEEGAILTLSIRYRSGQVEIVISDNGAGMNRETVARLMGSTQQEAPHSSGKGQSTGLGTHNVFKRLHLFFDGQQLIEINSSEGQGTAVLFLLPFRTSA from the coding sequence ATGAGTATCCGATTGAAGCTGCTGATCTGCATTCCGCTGCTGGTGCTGCTGATGAGCTCGGTCTCCTTCGTACTGTTCCAGAGCGGGAAGAATGTGCAGGAGAGCTACCATCTGATGATGAACCGGATCATGCTGTATAAGGAGGTATCCTATGAGGTCGGCGAGAATATGCGCTCCTTGAACCGCTTCATTATGCAGGTGGATACGGACAGCTTCCCGGAGGTGGAAAAGCATCTGGGCGCGGTGCTGGAGCTGCGCAGCAGGCTGGACGGAATGAATACCATCGGGGGCAGCGGCCTTCCGCTGATGAACTACAGCCACCTTATTGATACTTTTGTGGAGCAGGCGGGTCAGATGATTACGGAGATTGACGGACAGGATGCGAATTCGCTGGCAGGTGCCTATATCGGAGCGGAGCAGACGCAGCGGTTCATCCGCGAGGAGGCTCAGGAGCTGGTTGATCTGGAGCTGGACCAATATAAGCCGATCTACGCGGAGATCATGTCCACGACAGCGAAGCTGAACCGGATGGGCAGTCTGCTGGTGATTACTGCGGCGCTGCTTAGTATCTGTATGGCGGTCTGGCTGTCCAGCAGCATTACCGGACCGATCCGCCGCCTGGTGGCAACGGCCAAGCAGATCTCGAAGGGACGGATGGATACCAAGGCGCCGGAGAGCGTCAATAACGATGAGATCAGCATACTGTGCCGCGCTTTTAACGGGATGATTGATAATATCCAGGAGCTGATGAAGGAGAACATTCAGAGTGCGGAGAAGGACCGGCTGGTCAAGGAGCTGGAGCTGAAAATGCTGCAGAGCCAGATCAATCCGCATTTCCTGTTCAACACACTGAATTCCATCGCCAAGCTTGCGTATCTGGAAGGGGCGGCGAGAACCAGTGATTTGACCGTGTCGGTCTCGCGTATGCTCCGCTATAATCTGCAAAAGCTGGACCAGGCCGTTCCGCTGCGCGAGGAGGTCGAGCATGTGAATGAGTATATCAACATCCAGCGGGCCCGCTTCCGGGACCGGATTGCTTTTGAGATGGAGATTGATGAGGAGGCGATGGACGGGATGGTGCCGTGTCTGACGCTGCAGCCGATCTTCGAGAATGCCTTCGTTCATGGTCTGGAGCAGATGGAGGAGGGGGCTATACTTACGCTATCGATCCGTTACCGCAGCGGGCAGGTGGAGATTGTGATCAGTGATAACGGGGCGGGCATGAACCGCGAGACGGTAGCCCGGCTGATGGGCTCGACTCAGCAGGAGGCGCCGCATTCCAGCGGGAAGGGCCAGTCTACCGGGCTTGGGACACATAATGTTTTTAAAAGACTGCATTTATTCTTCGACGGCCAGCAGCTCATCGAGATCAACAGCAGTGAAGGGCAGGGGACGGCGGTGCTGTTCCTGCTGCCCTTCCGGACCTCGGCCTAG
- a CDS encoding helix-turn-helix domain-containing protein, which yields MYKLLIADDEALEREGLELMIRHLIPDTFEFLHAGNGRKAIQLAEEHRPDMIFMDIKMPGIQGLEAVRQIREKLPAAQIVMITAHDYFAYAKEGLLLGVRDYLLKPARREEVAEVLRKLMAVIEEERRSRNEQLELKEKLAHLLPLAENELTLMLMLEHVQDLEPEQLAGLLELHFSKGYAMVLSFPRHGESGWETFRQSKREIYEAIKQFAKTGLGCLAGPLAGHQLALFIPLPPGRTGYSQRVSSLDWGERLRTYAGERFGLPLGIGIGSIREGWDGLSRSYREAVRVCADHQHSFGVHHYDDIIQSSGQTAVSLDEEKKLLTALLQRSKQEAVQRFSLLYDSFEQVGEQPLSAVRGEVTGLLLFLARGVHSTAGTELLASLNAAEDPRTLRLSAESWLERLIDGLEEEQEHHRSHVHQRVLLYISQMYKEDISMEQTAEYVNLSPHYFSKLFRQHEGETFIDYITRLRINEAKRLIAEDQLNLKEICYEVGYKDPNYFSRVFKKAAGMTPSEFRQQQEKSGPC from the coding sequence ATGTACAAGCTGCTGATCGCAGATGATGAAGCACTGGAGCGGGAGGGGCTGGAGCTGATGATCCGGCATCTGATCCCGGACACGTTCGAATTCCTGCATGCCGGGAACGGGCGGAAGGCGATTCAGCTGGCGGAGGAGCACCGGCCGGATATGATTTTCATGGATATTAAGATGCCCGGTATCCAGGGGCTCGAGGCGGTGCGGCAGATCCGGGAGAAGCTTCCGGCGGCGCAGATTGTGATGATTACGGCCCATGACTACTTCGCGTATGCCAAGGAGGGGCTGCTGCTGGGTGTGCGCGATTATCTGCTGAAGCCGGCCCGGCGGGAAGAGGTTGCGGAGGTGCTGCGGAAGCTGATGGCGGTCATTGAGGAGGAGCGGCGGAGCAGGAATGAACAGCTGGAGCTGAAAGAGAAGCTGGCCCATCTGCTGCCGCTGGCCGAGAATGAGCTGACCCTGATGCTGATGCTGGAGCATGTTCAGGATCTGGAGCCAGAGCAGCTGGCCGGGCTGCTGGAGCTGCACTTCAGCAAGGGCTACGCGATGGTCCTGTCTTTCCCCCGGCACGGGGAGAGCGGCTGGGAGACGTTCCGGCAGTCCAAGCGGGAGATCTATGAAGCAATCAAGCAGTTTGCCAAAACAGGACTGGGCTGCCTCGCCGGACCGCTGGCCGGGCATCAGCTGGCGCTGTTCATTCCCTTGCCGCCGGGGAGGACCGGATATTCCCAGCGTGTCAGCTCGCTGGACTGGGGAGAGCGGCTCCGCACCTATGCCGGGGAGCGCTTCGGCCTGCCCCTTGGCATCGGCATCGGCTCGATCCGCGAGGGCTGGGACGGACTTAGCCGTTCTTACCGCGAAGCTGTACGGGTATGTGCGGATCACCAGCACTCGTTCGGTGTGCATCATTACGATGATATAATCCAGAGCTCGGGGCAGACGGCGGTTTCTCTGGATGAAGAGAAGAAGCTGCTTACCGCCCTGCTCCAGCGCAGCAAGCAGGAGGCCGTCCAGCGCTTCAGCCTGCTGTATGACTCCTTCGAGCAGGTAGGGGAGCAGCCGCTGTCTGCCGTGCGGGGGGAGGTAACCGGCCTGCTGCTGTTCCTGGCCAGAGGCGTTCACTCCACGGCCGGTACGGAGCTGCTGGCTTCGCTGAACGCAGCGGAAGATCCGCGCACTCTGCGGTTAAGCGCGGAGTCCTGGCTGGAGCGGCTGATCGATGGCCTGGAGGAGGAGCAGGAGCATCACCGGTCCCATGTGCATCAGCGGGTGCTGCTCTATATCAGCCAGATGTATAAAGAGGATATCTCCATGGAACAGACGGCCGAATACGTGAACCTGAGCCCGCATTATTTCAGCAAATTGTTCCGGCAGCATGAGGGGGAGACCTTCATTGACTACATCACTCGGCTACGGATCAATGAAGCGAAACGCCTGATCGCTGAGGATCAGCTGAACCTGAAGGAAATCTGCTATGAAGTAGGCTATAAGGACCCGAATTATTTCAGCCGGGTCTTCAAGAAGGCTGCGGGGATGACGCCAAGCGAATTCCGCCAGCAGCAGGAGAAATCGGGTCCTTGCTGA
- the xylF gene encoding D-xylose ABC transporter substrate-binding protein, with protein MAGCGVVSSGDNEKKESAGAAKDGDKIVIGMSMDTLKEERWQKDRDIFTAKVQELGGEVKVLAANGDDATQLSQAEQLISQGVDVLVVIAHNAEATAPIVDKAHKEGIKVIAYDRLINNSEVDYYISFDNVRVGEFQAQAVIDKAPKGNIVYIGGADTDNNAHMFKEGAMNILKPLADKGDIKIVYDQFSKDWKPEEALKNMENALTANNNDVQGVVAANDGTAGGSIQALTAQGMAGKIPVSGQDADLAAVQRIAEGTQLMTVYKPINAIATKAAEMAVAAAKGESISTDKTVNNGKIDVPSVLLDPIAVNKDNLDVLIKDGFHKLEDVYKNVPKDQWPKQ; from the coding sequence ATGGCGGGCTGCGGTGTGGTCTCAAGCGGTGACAACGAGAAGAAGGAATCTGCGGGAGCGGCCAAGGACGGGGACAAAATTGTCATCGGCATGTCCATGGATACCTTGAAGGAGGAGCGCTGGCAGAAGGACCGGGATATATTCACAGCAAAAGTGCAGGAGCTTGGCGGTGAAGTGAAGGTGCTTGCCGCGAACGGGGATGATGCTACCCAGCTAAGCCAGGCGGAGCAACTGATCTCCCAGGGTGTGGATGTGCTCGTGGTTATTGCCCATAATGCGGAGGCTACGGCTCCCATCGTGGATAAGGCACATAAGGAAGGCATCAAGGTCATTGCTTATGACCGGCTGATTAACAATTCCGAGGTGGATTATTATATCTCCTTCGATAATGTGCGTGTTGGTGAATTCCAGGCTCAGGCGGTTATCGACAAGGCTCCTAAGGGCAATATCGTCTACATCGGCGGCGCGGATACCGATAACAATGCCCACATGTTCAAGGAAGGCGCGATGAATATTCTGAAGCCGCTGGCAGACAAGGGCGATATCAAAATCGTCTACGACCAGTTCTCCAAGGACTGGAAGCCCGAGGAAGCGCTGAAGAATATGGAGAATGCGCTGACCGCGAACAATAACGATGTACAGGGCGTGGTTGCAGCGAACGACGGGACAGCAGGCGGCTCAATCCAGGCGCTTACGGCACAGGGCATGGCGGGCAAAATTCCGGTATCAGGCCAGGATGCGGACCTCGCCGCTGTGCAGCGCATTGCCGAAGGCACGCAGCTGATGACGGTCTACAAGCCGATCAACGCGATTGCCACGAAGGCGGCGGAAATGGCGGTGGCAGCTGCCAAGGGCGAGAGCATTTCGACAGATAAGACTGTTAACAACGGTAAAATTGATGTTCCATCCGTGCTGCTTGATCCGATTGCCGTCAATAAAGATAACCTGGATGTGCTGATCAAAGACGGCTTCCACAAGCTGGAGGATGTGTACAAGAACGTTCCCAAGGATCAGTGGCCGAAACAATAA
- a CDS encoding xylose ABC transporter ATP-binding protein: MDVLEMVEISKSFPGVKALDHVNFKVKQGEIHALCGENGAGKSTLMKVLSGLYPAGTYEGEIRIGGEKKAFHKITDAEQAGIAIIHQELALVKEMTVGENIFLGAEPVKRGAIQWNELYHQASLWLKKVGLNLSPDTKIGNLGIGQQQLVEIAKALSKHTRILILDEPTAALTESEVSILMGILNQLRSEGVTCVYISHKMPEVFALADSITVLRDGRTVATLNRQETNDDQVVSLMVGRELTERYPRVQHSPGNKVLEVADYNVWHPEKRQQKVLRDIGFTLRQGEILGIAGLMGAGRTELVSSLFGAYGGRSEGTVLIEGKAVKIRSVAEAIKAGIALVTEDRKRQGLVMGMDVKRNTTLATLGKVSRFGVINENEEIKWSEQYVKDLKTKTASLETLVGTLSGGNQQKVVVGKWLMSDPKILIMDEPTRGIDVGAKYEIYNLMNKLVEQGVAIIMISSELPEVLGMSDRILVMCEGQLVREYDWREATQENIMLAATGGR, encoded by the coding sequence ATGGATGTACTTGAAATGGTAGAGATCAGCAAGAGCTTCCCCGGTGTGAAGGCGCTGGACCATGTGAACTTCAAGGTGAAGCAAGGGGAGATTCACGCCTTATGCGGGGAGAACGGCGCGGGCAAATCCACGCTGATGAAGGTGCTGAGCGGACTGTATCCGGCGGGGACATATGAAGGTGAAATCCGCATCGGTGGCGAAAAGAAGGCGTTCCACAAAATAACGGACGCGGAGCAGGCCGGTATTGCGATCATTCATCAGGAGCTGGCGCTTGTGAAGGAGATGACGGTCGGCGAGAATATTTTCCTGGGGGCAGAGCCGGTGAAGCGCGGGGCGATCCAATGGAATGAACTGTACCATCAGGCTTCGCTGTGGCTGAAGAAGGTGGGGCTGAACCTGTCGCCGGATACGAAGATCGGCAATCTGGGCATCGGCCAGCAGCAGCTCGTGGAGATCGCCAAGGCGCTCTCCAAGCATACCCGGATTCTTATTCTGGATGAACCGACAGCAGCACTGACCGAGAGCGAGGTGTCCATCCTGATGGGCATTCTGAACCAGCTGCGGAGCGAAGGAGTGACCTGTGTCTATATCTCCCACAAAATGCCCGAGGTGTTCGCGCTGGCCGATTCGATTACCGTGCTGCGCGACGGGCGGACGGTGGCAACCCTGAACCGCCAGGAGACGAACGACGATCAGGTGGTCTCACTGATGGTCGGCCGTGAGCTGACGGAGCGCTATCCGCGAGTCCAGCATTCACCCGGAAACAAGGTGCTTGAGGTCGCAGACTACAATGTCTGGCACCCGGAGAAGCGCCAACAGAAGGTGCTCCGGGATATTGGATTCACGCTCCGTCAAGGCGAGATTCTGGGCATTGCCGGGCTAATGGGGGCTGGGCGGACAGAGCTGGTCAGCAGCCTGTTCGGCGCGTATGGCGGAAGAAGCGAAGGCACGGTGCTGATCGAAGGCAAGGCGGTCAAGATCCGTTCAGTTGCCGAAGCGATCAAGGCCGGGATTGCTCTGGTCACGGAAGACCGCAAGCGCCAGGGGCTGGTGATGGGGATGGATGTCAAGCGCAATACGACGCTGGCCACACTCGGCAAGGTCTCAAGGTTCGGAGTGATCAATGAGAATGAGGAGATCAAGTGGTCCGAGCAGTACGTGAAGGATCTGAAGACGAAGACAGCTTCGCTGGAGACACTCGTCGGCACACTCTCCGGGGGCAACCAGCAGAAGGTGGTTGTCGGCAAATGGCTGATGAGTGACCCCAAGATTCTGATTATGGACGAACCCACCCGGGGCATCGATGTCGGGGCGAAGTACGAAATCTATAACCTGATGAACAAGCTGGTAGAACAGGGAGTAGCCATTATTATGATCTCCTCTGAGCTGCCCGAAGTACTGGGGATGAGCGACCGGATTCTGGTAATGTGCGAAGGACAACTGGTACGGGAATATGATTGGCGCGAAGCAACGCAGGAGAATATTATGCTGGCCGCCACAGGAGGCAGATAG